From one Candidatus Krumholzibacteriota bacterium genomic stretch:
- a CDS encoding T9SS type A sorting domain-containing protein, with protein MGRFAAFTACLCILLCTAAAPLNAQWALNGINIFTGNGYQYASEIIPDGAGGAVIVWVDGRNWQITEHDLYAQRIDEFGRALWAPDGVPVTTADTDQDKPSICTDGAGGVFVVYESEEYWLDDDIFLAHVDGDGTTLWARSIATLGGDQWNPRIVSDDAGGCILVYEDYYLTYSNLYAQRVDGDGVTKWGIEPMLVCDATQHQYEMEICSDGQGGVIIAWTDLRNFVHIYAQRVDHDGDIRWTANGTPVCQDNSLLFFPQIVADGSGGAIIAWYDQRHVSYWSAYAQRVSSTGAKLWTTDGVLLSGTLGDVYDVRLASDGEGGAIVAWEDNRSSNSNIYVQRISGNGNAGWGSSGMVICNFSGDQDTPRIVSDGAGGAIVSWRDYRSGNPDVYAQRVGHYSTIEWVLGGVSLCTDIGNQMEPRLCADGRGGMIGTWADYRDDIDVYTQRVDRFGYWGWPAGTITGVDDIAGDQGGSVRVTFDRSRLDGGGGGVVEQYSVWRRLSGEELAALLARGAQPVEIGELQNAEDPARPGAMRTESDRPVFHVTTAGGMTYGWEFLDYLEATEAPQYTYDAPTHHDSIPGDAGWHYFKVIAHAIDQARFWESPVDSGYSIDNLSPAPPSSGEGQQSYDPEGLDLSWNGSDAPDFSHYGIYKATPGSSGGLRAAADVVELLATTTETTYFDDTWRWWEGSYHIVTAVDIHGNESAGDTIRGDDITGGATPSAPAASFLDQNYPNPFNPSTTIRFGLDAPAVVTLRVYDVAGRLVRTIVDERRPAAAYAETWDGLDRHGRPAASGVYFYRLRAGDFVETKKMVLSR; from the coding sequence ATGGGTAGATTCGCAGCCTTCACGGCCTGCCTCTGCATCCTCCTGTGCACGGCGGCGGCGCCGCTCAACGCGCAGTGGGCGCTGAACGGCATCAACATCTTCACCGGGAATGGCTACCAGTACGCGTCGGAGATCATCCCCGACGGCGCGGGCGGGGCCGTTATCGTCTGGGTGGACGGCCGCAACTGGCAGATCACCGAACACGACCTCTACGCGCAGCGGATCGACGAGTTCGGGCGGGCGCTCTGGGCCCCCGACGGCGTGCCGGTCACCACCGCCGATACCGACCAGGACAAGCCGTCGATCTGCACGGACGGCGCCGGCGGCGTCTTCGTCGTCTACGAGAGCGAGGAGTACTGGCTCGACGACGACATCTTCCTGGCGCACGTGGACGGCGACGGCACGACCCTCTGGGCCCGCAGCATCGCGACCCTCGGCGGCGACCAGTGGAACCCGCGGATCGTTTCCGACGACGCGGGGGGCTGCATCCTCGTCTACGAGGACTACTACCTGACCTACAGCAACCTCTACGCCCAGCGGGTCGACGGCGACGGCGTCACGAAGTGGGGGATCGAGCCGATGCTCGTCTGCGACGCGACGCAGCACCAGTACGAGATGGAGATCTGCTCCGACGGCCAGGGGGGCGTGATCATCGCGTGGACCGATCTTCGCAACTTCGTCCACATCTACGCGCAGCGGGTCGACCACGACGGCGACATCCGCTGGACGGCGAACGGCACCCCCGTTTGCCAGGACAACAGCCTCCTCTTCTTTCCCCAGATCGTCGCGGACGGGTCCGGCGGGGCGATCATCGCGTGGTACGACCAGCGGCACGTCTCCTACTGGTCGGCCTACGCGCAGCGGGTGAGTTCGACCGGCGCCAAGCTGTGGACGACCGACGGCGTGCTGCTGAGCGGCACGCTGGGCGACGTCTACGACGTGCGCCTCGCGAGCGACGGCGAGGGCGGGGCGATCGTCGCATGGGAAGACAACCGCTCCAGCAACAGCAATATCTACGTGCAGCGGATTTCCGGCAACGGGAATGCCGGCTGGGGATCGAGCGGCATGGTGATCTGCAACTTTTCGGGGGATCAGGACACTCCGCGGATCGTGTCCGACGGCGCCGGAGGGGCGATCGTCTCCTGGCGCGACTACCGGAGCGGCAATCCCGACGTCTACGCGCAGCGCGTCGGGCACTATTCCACCATCGAATGGGTCCTCGGCGGGGTGTCGCTCTGCACCGACATCGGCAACCAGATGGAGCCCCGGCTCTGCGCCGACGGGCGGGGAGGCATGATCGGCACCTGGGCGGATTACCGGGACGACATCGACGTCTATACGCAACGCGTCGATCGGTTCGGCTACTGGGGATGGCCGGCGGGGACGATCACGGGCGTCGACGATATCGCCGGCGATCAGGGAGGATCGGTGCGTGTGACCTTCGACCGTTCGCGTCTCGACGGCGGCGGGGGCGGCGTGGTCGAGCAGTACTCCGTCTGGCGACGGCTCTCCGGCGAGGAACTCGCCGCGCTGCTCGCGCGGGGCGCACAGCCCGTCGAAATCGGGGAACTGCAGAACGCGGAGGATCCCGCCCGGCCCGGCGCGATGCGGACGGAATCCGACCGCCCCGTCTTCCACGTGACGACGGCGGGAGGCATGACGTACGGCTGGGAGTTCCTCGACTATCTCGAAGCCACGGAGGCGCCGCAGTACACGTACGACGCGCCGACACATCATGACTCGATTCCCGGCGACGCCGGCTGGCATTACTTCAAGGTGATCGCACACGCCATCGACCAGGCCCGGTTCTGGGAATCCCCCGTCGATTCGGGCTACTCGATCGACAACCTCTCCCCGGCCCCGCCGAGCAGCGGCGAGGGCCAGCAGAGCTACGATCCCGAGGGGCTCGATCTCTCGTGGAACGGAAGCGACGCCCCCGACTTCTCGCACTACGGGATCTACAAGGCGACACCGGGTTCTTCGGGCGGTCTTCGGGCCGCCGCCGACGTCGTCGAGCTCCTCGCGACGACGACGGAGACCACGTACTTCGACGACACCTGGCGGTGGTGGGAGGGGAGCTACCACATCGTCACGGCCGTCGACATCCACGGCAACGAGAGCGCGGGGGACACGATCCGCGGCGACGACATCACCGGCGGCGCCACGCCGTCTGCCCCCGCCGCGAGCTTTCTCGACCAGAACTATCCCAACCCGTTCAATCCCTCGACGACGATCCGTTTCGGTCTCGACGCCCCGGCGGTGGTTACGCTTCGCGTCTACGACGTCGCCGGCCGCCTCGTACGCACCATCGTCGACGAGCGGCGCCCGGCGGCCGCCTACGCGGAGACGTGGGACGGCCTCGACCGCCACGGCCGCCCCGCGGCGAGCGGCGTCTATTTCTACCGCCTGCGGGCGGGAGACTTCGTCGAGACGAAAAAGATGGTCTTGTCGCGCTAG
- a CDS encoding T9SS type A sorting domain-containing protein — MKRRYLAAAISCLLICLAAPGANAQWAEHGVPVVAQPNSQSYNCMVSDWNDGAYVAWEDYRNNAHYEVYLQRLGPFGDPLWAVDGVDVTGMLAVDQRAPAITHDAAGGVIVAYQDNHMLNFNIKAQRVNPDGTIQWAVTGAVVCSASNDQLYPVIAPDWYGGAYVAWIDERDAGNGRDLFMQRIDADGVPQWAANGIPVCTAPGNQEYPEMIEDGTGGVIITWHDKRNDFDGDIFAQRVNSSGVVQWAIDGAGICVELASSQSSPKIARDGFGGAVIAWSDSRGPKSNIYAQRINSAGSVQWTANGIAVTYTDYVQHQPDIAYDPWNYGVIIAWSHGTASGSNLFAQRLNSAGTPQWSGNGAYICSQEGNQTYPRVIPDYFGGSYIAWIDERNYQQDIFIQHIDGDGINYWISGGIPVAVRPGSQGSIDLVTTNDYSPILSWLDQRILDSGNDVFAQRIDRHGYWGNPAPRITGVDDVPNDAGGRLLLSWDRSRVDAFPEEVVTRYEVLRSPVMDYAWETVASIDAYQLERYAYTDTTPADDYTYYYQVIAHTADPLVDWQSMVATGSSAVDLAPAPPQATRLAQNYPNPFNPTTRIAFELRRDGRVQLEIFDAAGRLVRQLVDEKRGAGVYDETWDGLSGAGDRVASGVYFYRLRTGAFEETRKMVLLR, encoded by the coding sequence ATGAAGAGACGTTACCTCGCCGCGGCGATCTCATGTCTGCTCATCTGCCTCGCCGCTCCAGGCGCGAACGCGCAGTGGGCAGAGCACGGGGTTCCGGTCGTCGCGCAGCCCAACAGCCAGTCGTACAACTGCATGGTGTCCGACTGGAACGACGGCGCGTACGTCGCATGGGAGGACTACCGCAACAACGCCCACTACGAGGTCTATCTCCAGCGGCTCGGGCCGTTCGGCGACCCGCTCTGGGCCGTGGACGGCGTCGACGTCACCGGGATGCTCGCCGTCGATCAGCGGGCCCCCGCGATCACGCACGACGCCGCCGGGGGGGTCATCGTCGCCTACCAGGACAACCACATGCTGAATTTCAACATCAAAGCCCAGCGCGTGAACCCTGACGGGACCATCCAGTGGGCCGTGACGGGGGCGGTGGTCTGCAGCGCGTCGAACGACCAGCTCTATCCCGTGATCGCCCCCGACTGGTACGGCGGCGCCTATGTCGCCTGGATCGACGAGCGGGACGCGGGGAACGGCAGGGACCTCTTCATGCAGCGGATCGACGCCGACGGCGTCCCGCAGTGGGCGGCGAACGGCATCCCCGTTTGCACCGCCCCGGGCAACCAGGAGTATCCCGAGATGATCGAGGACGGCACGGGCGGGGTCATCATCACGTGGCACGACAAGCGCAACGACTTCGACGGCGACATCTTCGCCCAGCGCGTCAACTCGAGCGGCGTCGTGCAGTGGGCGATCGACGGCGCCGGCATCTGCGTTGAGCTCGCCTCCTCGCAGAGCAGCCCTAAGATCGCACGCGACGGGTTCGGCGGCGCGGTGATCGCCTGGTCGGACAGCCGCGGTCCCAAAAGCAACATCTACGCGCAGAGGATCAACTCGGCCGGCTCGGTGCAATGGACGGCGAACGGCATCGCCGTCACCTACACCGATTACGTCCAGCACCAGCCCGACATCGCCTACGATCCATGGAACTACGGCGTGATCATCGCGTGGAGCCACGGTACGGCGAGCGGATCCAACCTCTTCGCCCAGCGGCTCAATTCAGCGGGGACGCCGCAGTGGAGCGGCAACGGGGCGTACATCTGCAGCCAGGAAGGCAACCAGACCTATCCGCGGGTTATCCCCGACTACTTCGGCGGCTCGTACATCGCCTGGATCGACGAACGCAACTACCAGCAGGACATCTTCATCCAGCACATCGACGGGGACGGCATCAACTACTGGATCTCCGGGGGCATTCCCGTGGCGGTCAGGCCGGGCTCGCAGGGATCCATCGATCTGGTCACGACGAACGACTACAGCCCGATCCTTTCATGGCTGGATCAGCGGATCCTCGACAGCGGCAACGACGTGTTCGCGCAGCGGATCGACCGGCACGGCTACTGGGGGAACCCGGCGCCGCGCATCACCGGTGTCGACGACGTGCCGAACGACGCGGGCGGACGCCTTCTTCTTTCCTGGGACCGTTCGCGCGTGGACGCGTTTCCCGAGGAGGTCGTCACCCGGTACGAGGTTCTGCGCAGCCCCGTCATGGACTACGCGTGGGAGACCGTGGCGTCGATCGACGCCTACCAGCTCGAACGCTACGCGTATACCGACACGACGCCGGCCGACGACTATACCTATTATTACCAGGTGATCGCCCACACGGCCGATCCGCTCGTCGACTGGCAGTCCATGGTGGCGACCGGTTCTTCGGCCGTCGATCTGGCGCCCGCGCCGCCGCAGGCGACCCGTCTCGCGCAGAACTACCCGAACCCCTTCAATCCGACGACCCGCATCGCCTTCGAGCTCAGGCGCGACGGGCGAGTGCAACTCGAGATATTCGATGCGGCGGGGCGGCTCGTCCGTCAACTCGTCGACGAAAAGCGCGGGGCCGGCGTCTACGACGAGACGTGGGACGGCCTGAGCGGCGCCGGCGATCGCGTGGCGAGCGGCGTCTACTTCTACCGCCTCAGGACGGGAGCGTTCGAGGAGACGAGGAAGATGGTGCTGCTCCGGTAA
- the selD gene encoding selenide, water dikinase SelD yields MPPIYLDFNATTPVSHEAAEAMRPYLEERFGNPSSSHWYGVQTKQAIVAARGQLAGLLGCAPEEIVFTSGGSESNNLAIKGAVFASRARGNHIVTSAVEHPAVSEVCAWLARNGFRVTTLPVNGEGRVSPADLEAALTPETVLVSVMHANNEVGTIQPIAELAAIARGRGALFHTDAAQSVGKIPVRVDDLGVDLLSVAGHKFYGPKGIGALYIRRGVSVDKLIHGADHEANMRAGTENILEIVGLGAAAAAATRDLDGNSAHMRTLRDRLEEGLLAAVPDARVNGDRKHRLPNTLSISFPLVEANTLLDEIGEDVAASAGAACHTDSIDVSVVLEAMKVPVEYAMGTIRFTTGRSTTAAEIDAAIETVTAAVARLRPDGAPACVPGAATEEVKLTRFTHGLGCACKLRPQDLEKVLAGLPVPTDPNVLVGTATADDAAVYRIADDIAIVQTVDFFTPIVDDPRLFGAIAAANSLSDIYAMGARPLFGLNIVAFPDKRLSLDVLRAILEGALEKAAEAGVSVIGGHTIEDNEPKYGLAVTGVAHPDTVLRNSGAKPGDALVLTKPIGTGIIATAMKRGVAEPAVAGRAIEVMSALNRAAAEALDGFDAHACTDVTGFGLMGHLKEMTEGSGVDVEVWAAAVPVIPGVRELALADIIPGGTINNHEFVSPVMDWDEGLSRIDRMILCDAQTSGGLLVALPEDQAERYAASLRAAGLEAAVIGRVTGAGTGRISAKKQE; encoded by the coding sequence GTGCCGCCGATCTATCTCGATTTCAACGCCACGACCCCCGTCTCGCACGAGGCGGCCGAGGCGATGCGCCCCTACCTCGAGGAGCGATTCGGCAACCCGTCGAGCTCGCACTGGTACGGCGTCCAGACGAAGCAGGCGATCGTCGCCGCCCGCGGGCAACTCGCCGGGCTCCTCGGCTGCGCCCCCGAGGAGATCGTCTTCACGAGCGGCGGCAGCGAGAGCAACAACCTCGCGATCAAGGGGGCGGTCTTCGCCTCCCGCGCGCGCGGCAACCACATCGTCACCTCGGCGGTCGAGCACCCCGCGGTGAGCGAGGTCTGCGCCTGGCTCGCCCGGAACGGCTTCCGCGTGACGACCCTCCCGGTTAACGGCGAGGGACGCGTCTCGCCGGCCGATCTCGAAGCGGCTCTCACGCCCGAAACGGTTCTCGTCTCGGTGATGCACGCGAACAACGAGGTCGGCACGATCCAGCCGATCGCCGAGCTCGCCGCAATCGCCCGCGGGCGGGGCGCGCTCTTCCACACCGATGCGGCGCAGTCGGTGGGGAAGATCCCCGTGAGGGTCGATGACCTCGGCGTGGATCTGCTCTCGGTGGCCGGGCACAAGTTCTACGGCCCGAAGGGGATCGGTGCCCTCTATATCCGCCGTGGCGTCTCGGTGGACAAGCTCATCCACGGGGCCGACCACGAGGCCAACATGCGGGCCGGCACGGAGAACATCCTCGAGATCGTCGGGCTCGGCGCGGCGGCGGCCGCGGCCACCCGCGACCTCGACGGGAACTCGGCGCACATGCGGACGCTTCGCGACCGTCTCGAGGAGGGGCTCCTCGCAGCCGTCCCCGACGCGCGGGTGAACGGCGATCGGAAGCACCGTCTGCCGAACACCCTCAGCATCAGCTTCCCGCTCGTCGAGGCGAACACCCTCCTCGACGAGATCGGGGAGGATGTGGCCGCCTCGGCCGGCGCCGCCTGCCACACCGATTCGATCGACGTCTCCGTCGTGCTCGAGGCGATGAAGGTGCCCGTCGAGTACGCGATGGGGACGATCCGCTTCACGACCGGGCGTTCGACGACCGCCGCGGAGATCGACGCGGCGATCGAGACGGTAACGGCCGCCGTGGCCAGGCTCCGCCCCGACGGGGCGCCGGCCTGCGTTCCCGGCGCGGCGACGGAGGAAGTGAAGCTCACCCGCTTCACCCACGGTCTCGGCTGCGCCTGCAAGCTCCGCCCGCAGGATCTCGAGAAGGTCCTCGCCGGCCTGCCCGTCCCGACCGATCCGAACGTCCTCGTCGGGACGGCGACGGCCGACGACGCCGCGGTCTACCGCATCGCCGACGACATCGCCATCGTCCAGACGGTCGATTTCTTCACGCCGATCGTCGACGATCCGCGCCTCTTCGGGGCGATCGCCGCGGCGAACTCCCTCAGCGACATCTACGCGATGGGGGCCAGGCCCCTCTTCGGCCTCAACATCGTCGCCTTCCCCGACAAGCGGCTCTCCCTCGACGTCCTGCGCGCCATCCTCGAGGGGGCGCTCGAGAAGGCGGCCGAGGCGGGCGTCTCGGTGATCGGCGGCCACACGATCGAGGACAACGAGCCCAAGTACGGCCTCGCCGTCACGGGCGTCGCCCATCCGGACACGGTCCTCCGGAACAGCGGCGCGAAGCCGGGGGACGCCCTCGTCCTCACCAAGCCGATCGGCACGGGGATCATCGCGACGGCGATGAAGCGCGGGGTGGCCGAGCCGGCGGTGGCAGGCCGGGCGATCGAGGTCATGAGCGCCCTGAACCGTGCGGCGGCCGAGGCGCTCGACGGGTTCGACGCCCATGCCTGCACCGACGTTACCGGCTTCGGCCTCATGGGTCACCTCAAGGAGATGACCGAGGGAAGCGGAGTGGACGTCGAAGTCTGGGCCGCCGCCGTCCCCGTCATCCCCGGTGTTCGGGAACTGGCGCTCGCGGACATCATTCCGGGCGGCACGATCAACAACCACGAATTCGTCTCGCCCGTCATGGACTGGGACGAGGGACTCTCGCGTATCGATCGCATGATCCTCTGCGACGCGCAGACCTCGGGGGGCCTCCTCGTCGCCCTCCCCGAAGACCAGGCGGAACGCTACGCCGCGAGTCTGCGGGCGGCGGGGCTCGAGGCCGCCGTCATCGGCCGGGTGACGGGGGCGGGGACGGGGCGGATCAGCGCGAAGAAGCAGGAATAG
- a CDS encoding transporter substrate-binding domain-containing protein: MLHHRETRTSPSRTPRAAATRRFLRLIAAAGLLLIAPAAARDQAVQPPVALTPPERAWLADHPVIRIAPDPQFPPIESFDDEGEYVGIAADFMRIVEETTGIRFEVVRCDDWDDVLLKARNREVDALPAAAQTPERSNYLLFSEPHIVLSGVIITRARAEEPVTLEDLTSMKVSIVEGYVWQEFLEKDFPGIRLDLTPDLWTCLNKVALGLSDATVATLPVALYYIEKEGVTNLKVAGETGYFTRLSFASRSDWPELGAIVRKALDGIPPERKQQILARWIHVHDRSPFRRKEFLLAGIVVIGLFAVVIAAVATWNASLRRQVNRRTEELRVQLRERKLADEERGRLQAQLIQAQKMESVGRLAGGVAHDFNNMLGVILGHTELALAEVASSSPIREDLQQIHKATLRSTDVIRQLLAFARKQTIAPRPLDLNEAVESMLKMLRRLIGEDIELAWLPESAPCPVKLDPTQLDQVLANLCVNARDAIAGVGRIVIETAAVSVGESVAANLPDVLPGAYVMLSVSDDGCGMDEATVGMLFEPFFTTKEPGKGTGLGLATVYGIVKQNDGFINVYSEPGTGTTFKIYFRRHAGDLAGEPSGEEPPAPKGTGETILVVEDEASILALTERLLVSLNYRVLTARTPDEALAVADRHGGGISLLITDVVMPGMNGKGLAERLTASDPTLRCLYMSGYSADVIAHRGMLDAGVHFIQKPFSTSDLAAAVRRAMKN; the protein is encoded by the coding sequence ATGCTCCATCACCGAGAAACACGGACGTCTCCATCGCGAACGCCGCGCGCCGCCGCCACGCGGCGATTCCTCCGGCTCATCGCGGCCGCCGGGCTCCTTTTGATCGCGCCGGCCGCCGCCCGTGACCAGGCAGTGCAGCCACCGGTCGCGCTCACTCCGCCGGAACGGGCCTGGCTCGCCGACCACCCCGTCATCCGCATCGCGCCCGACCCGCAGTTCCCGCCCATCGAGTCCTTCGACGACGAGGGCGAGTACGTGGGCATCGCCGCCGATTTCATGCGCATCGTCGAGGAGACGACCGGGATCCGCTTCGAGGTGGTCCGCTGCGACGACTGGGACGACGTCCTCCTGAAGGCGAGAAACCGCGAGGTCGACGCCCTGCCCGCCGCGGCACAGACGCCCGAGCGATCGAACTATCTCCTCTTCTCCGAGCCGCACATCGTCCTGTCCGGCGTGATCATCACGCGGGCCAGGGCGGAAGAGCCCGTCACGCTCGAGGATCTCACCTCGATGAAGGTGTCGATCGTCGAGGGATACGTCTGGCAGGAGTTCCTGGAGAAGGATTTTCCCGGCATCCGGCTCGACCTCACCCCCGATCTTTGGACCTGCCTCAACAAGGTGGCCCTGGGACTCTCCGACGCCACGGTGGCGACCCTCCCCGTGGCCCTCTACTACATCGAGAAGGAAGGGGTGACGAACCTCAAGGTGGCCGGCGAGACCGGCTACTTCACGAGGCTCTCCTTCGCCTCGCGAAGCGACTGGCCGGAGCTGGGCGCCATCGTCAGGAAGGCGCTGGACGGCATCCCGCCGGAACGGAAGCAGCAGATCCTCGCGCGGTGGATCCACGTCCACGACCGCTCGCCGTTCAGGCGGAAGGAGTTCCTTCTCGCGGGGATCGTCGTCATCGGCCTGTTCGCCGTCGTCATCGCCGCCGTCGCGACATGGAACGCCTCGCTCAGGCGGCAGGTGAACCGGCGGACGGAGGAGCTGCGCGTCCAGCTCCGCGAGCGCAAGCTGGCCGACGAGGAGCGCGGGAGACTGCAGGCCCAGCTGATCCAGGCGCAGAAGATGGAATCGGTCGGCCGGCTGGCGGGGGGCGTGGCGCACGACTTCAACAACATGCTCGGCGTCATCCTCGGCCACACCGAGCTGGCCCTGGCCGAGGTGGCCTCGTCATCGCCGATCCGCGAGGATCTGCAGCAGATACACAAGGCGACGCTGCGCTCGACGGACGTCATCCGGCAACTCCTCGCCTTCGCGCGCAAACAGACGATCGCGCCCCGCCCGCTCGACCTGAACGAGGCCGTCGAGAGCATGCTCAAGATGCTTCGCCGCCTGATCGGCGAGGACATCGAGCTGGCCTGGCTGCCGGAGAGCGCCCCCTGCCCGGTCAAGCTCGACCCGACGCAGCTCGACCAGGTACTGGCGAACCTGTGCGTCAACGCGCGGGACGCCATCGCGGGCGTCGGCCGGATCGTCATCGAGACCGCCGCCGTCTCCGTCGGCGAATCCGTCGCCGCGAACCTGCCGGACGTCCTCCCCGGCGCGTACGTCATGCTCTCGGTCAGCGACGACGGCTGCGGCATGGACGAGGCGACCGTTGGGATGCTCTTCGAGCCCTTCTTCACCACGAAGGAACCGGGCAAGGGCACCGGGCTCGGGCTGGCCACCGTCTACGGCATCGTCAAGCAGAACGACGGGTTCATCAACGTCTACAGCGAACCGGGCACGGGAACGACCTTCAAGATCTACTTCCGGCGGCACGCCGGCGATCTCGCCGGAGAGCCGTCCGGCGAAGAGCCGCCCGCCCCGAAGGGCACGGGCGAGACGATTTTGGTGGTGGAGGACGAGGCCTCGATCCTGGCCCTCACCGAGCGGCTTCTCGTCTCGCTGAATTACCGCGTCCTGACCGCGAGGACGCCGGACGAGGCGCTCGCCGTCGCGGACCGCCACGGCGGCGGGATCTCGCTGCTGATCACCGACGTGGTCATGCCGGGGATGAACGGCAAGGGGCTGGCGGAACGGTTGACCGCCTCCGACCCGACCCTGCGCTGCCTCTACATGTCGGGCTACTCGGCCGACGTCATCGCCCACCGGGGAATGCTCGACGCGGGCGTCCACTTCATCCAGAAGCCCTTCTCGACGAGCGACCTGGCCGCCGCGGTCAGGCGGGCGATGAAAAACTGA
- a CDS encoding DUF4197 domain-containing protein — MRSTKRLLASLLLAALVFTFGCAALQQDLSAVLGSGAGSGGDLDEGTVARGLKEALRIGTGNTVISTSKVDGYLGNQLIRIAIPDQLQSAASTLRTIGLGSQVNELEAGMNRAAELAAGEARDIFWTAITGMSISDAFGILRGHDTAATEYFRARTGDALRERFRPIVEEKIGEIGLSRVYGQIADAYNGIAPPNADRLVDLDDYVTERALDGLFTVLGQEERKIREDPMARTTDLLRRVFGG; from the coding sequence GTGAGATCAACGAAACGTCTTTTAGCGTCGCTGCTCCTGGCGGCGCTCGTCTTCACGTTCGGTTGCGCCGCGTTGCAGCAGGACCTGTCCGCGGTGCTCGGCTCCGGCGCGGGCTCCGGCGGCGATCTCGACGAGGGCACCGTCGCCCGCGGCCTCAAGGAGGCCCTGCGGATCGGGACCGGAAACACCGTCATCTCGACATCGAAGGTGGACGGCTACCTGGGCAACCAGCTGATCCGCATCGCGATCCCCGATCAATTGCAGTCCGCCGCCTCGACCCTGCGGACGATCGGACTCGGCTCGCAGGTAAACGAGCTCGAGGCCGGCATGAACCGGGCGGCCGAGCTCGCCGCGGGAGAGGCCCGAGATATCTTCTGGACCGCCATCACCGGCATGAGCATCTCCGATGCATTCGGCATCCTGCGCGGACATGACACCGCGGCCACGGAATACTTCCGTGCCAGGACGGGGGATGCCCTGCGCGAGCGCTTCCGGCCGATCGTCGAAGAGAAGATCGGGGAGATCGGGCTCTCGCGCGTCTACGGGCAGATCGCCGACGCCTACAACGGCATCGCTCCCCCGAACGCGGACCGGCTCGTCGATCTCGACGACTATGTCACGGAAAGAGCCCTCGACGGGCTCTTCACCGTGCTGGGGCAGGAGGAGCGCAAGATCCGAGAGGACCCAATGGCCCGCACGACCGACCTGCTCAGGCGGGTCTTCGGCGGGTGA
- a CDS encoding serine hydrolase has protein sequence MSTFRSDAALLLSTILVGALAVSCSPDYRAVFPADLVGDYLFDCRDHDAVFLVHVEEAAGSLVALFDLADDPIPLERVAPGSHLFRMRGEWIGEYELAFERGEGDGIETLVMTRNGGDIVMRGERTTEPAATLRSYRGEMPSPYRYRQPIECGDGWRTSDIRNSGIDVAAIENLVNELAGNHPWMHSILVVRNGRIVLEEYLNNCDPLRLHRVQSVTKSVTSALVGLALREGCIRDIDDPVYRYLPGYDSLFIGDKRNVTIRHLLTMSAGFEWNEGSTYHADPERCDSHIAGATGDYIGYVLAKPLATKPGATWCYNSGYPNILGHIIERTCGMSIVEFSYRYLLDPIGVKRFQLFDIAGEDRPSCAGGCRMTSRDMARFGQLYLDGGRWKGRQVVPAAWVAESMTPRYETPHGTGYGYCWKTMTSPDGKHEFFFASGTGGQYIVCIPDLDTVVVTTARFDTDRGDAIAGVLLEKLLPAL, from the coding sequence GACCTCGTCGGCGACTATCTCTTCGACTGCAGGGATCACGACGCCGTCTTCCTCGTCCACGTCGAGGAAGCCGCGGGCAGCCTGGTGGCCCTGTTCGATCTCGCGGACGATCCGATCCCCCTCGAACGGGTCGCGCCCGGCAGCCACCTCTTCCGCATGCGCGGGGAATGGATCGGCGAATACGAGCTCGCCTTCGAGCGGGGGGAGGGCGACGGCATCGAAACGCTCGTGATGACGAGAAACGGCGGCGATATCGTGATGCGCGGCGAGCGGACGACCGAGCCGGCCGCCACGCTCCGCTCATACCGCGGGGAGATGCCTTCCCCCTACCGCTACCGGCAGCCGATCGAATGCGGCGACGGCTGGCGCACGTCCGACATCCGCAACTCCGGCATCGACGTCGCGGCGATCGAAAACCTCGTGAACGAGCTCGCCGGGAACCACCCCTGGATGCACAGCATCCTCGTCGTCCGGAACGGCCGGATCGTCCTCGAGGAGTACCTGAACAATTGCGATCCCCTCAGGCTGCACCGCGTGCAGTCGGTGACGAAGAGCGTGACCTCGGCCCTCGTCGGCCTCGCCCTGCGCGAGGGGTGCATCCGGGATATCGACGATCCCGTGTACCGGTACCTGCCCGGGTACGATTCCCTCTTCATTGGCGACAAGCGGAACGTCACGATCCGGCACCTGCTGACCATGTCGGCGGGGTTCGAGTGGAACGAGGGATCGACGTACCATGCCGACCCGGAGAGATGCGATTCGCACATCGCCGGCGCGACCGGCGACTACATCGGGTACGTCCTGGCGAAACCCCTCGCGACGAAGCCGGGCGCCACATGGTGTTACAACAGCGGCTACCCGAACATTCTCGGCCACATCATCGAACGGACCTGCGGGATGAGCATCGTCGAGTTCTCGTACCGGTACCTGCTCGATCCGATCGGCGTCAAGCGGTTCCAGCTCTTCGACATCGCTGGCGAGGACAGGCCGAGCTGCGCGGGAGGCTGCCGGATGACCTCGCGCGACATGGCGCGCTTCGGGCAGCTGTACCTCGACGGCGGCAGGTGGAAGGGCCGGCAGGTCGTGCCGGCCGCCTGGGTGGCGGAATCGATGACGCCCCGCTACGAGACGCCCCACGGCACGGGATACGGCTATTGCTGGAAGACGATGACGAGCCCCGACGGCAAGCACGAGTTCTTCTTCGCGAGCGGCACCGGCGGGCAATACATCGTCTGCATCCCCGACCTCGATACGGTCGTCGTGACGACGGCCCGCTTCGACACCGACCGCGGCGACGCGATCGCCGGCGTGCTTCTCGAGAAGCTCTTGCCGGCGCTGTAG